aaattttgaaatttgattaaaatccaGAATCTTACGACCAACAAGTTGGGTAAATTTGCAcgtacattattattattattattattattaactcaAGCTAAGTCTTCTAGTAGACTTTACtatatttgaaattgttttgtatattataataatCTTGACCACCAGCTGGCAGATGAAATTTTCTTTGGTTTTAATCTAAGgataagattattttttattttttattttgcttaatACATAAGATTGTGGGTCCATTTTGGAGTAGTAAAAACGTAGACTTTTGTTGTGtgtcaaataatatttgaattattaatcttactttaatattttccttaaatatctCTTGAATTTATTCCTAAGGAAAGATCTATGTcgttatatttgaatttaactTTAAGAAAACAATTTCTCTCAATCTCATGCACAACCAAAATGTGTAATTTTAGTTCTCTTATCacctttttttactttttcatttacTCAGAAAAAGATAATAGTGAAAATTGAACtcatacttaaaaaaatttacaagtaTCCCTCAATCTACGTCTAAAATTGTAGAGacatatttatactatactaaagtccgatgacccccttgaacttattttgtaAGTAActttctaccccttttaggtctacgtggcactatcttgaaagaaaaaatcaattcgTATTGGGCTCACAAGATTGTGCCACATatgataaaaaagataaaaaattacttataaaataaattcagtgagataataggatcttagtatagtataagagtgtctttgagatttcggacataggttaaGGACTACTTATGCATTATccctattattaaaaaaagctTAATCAGATATGATTAGAGTGTTACTAAAAGCACAAAATTAAACAAGACACTCTTTGTTGCCAaaaatattcatgaataaaatCACTAGTTAGGGTCGGTTTTGCTTAAAGGTTTATGtgattttaataaaagaatttattaaacgtatatataaatatttatacgtATTTAATTACGAAcctaatcattattttattaaaatttaaggtCTCTACagaaattcataaacattaaattctaaaatttatctgTCAAACTGAATAAAacgaataatattaattaagtttttaaaacaattttaacaTCAACACCAaataaatttctatatataccATGAGATTAAATTGACTTACGACAACAATTAATTTTCCATATTCACAAGCTTTGGTCTTGTAACATGGAAAATGGTGTATAGTCAATTAACTTACACTATTGttgatatatataagaggaaATACCATtcaatgtatatgtatgtatgtatatatacaaatatacatacatatatatatatatcattttatatgCGTAATactaaataatcataaaatttgatcagagaaaatttaaaatattcattttattttaaagtaatcttaattttttcattttttaaaataaaatcaaaattataaaaatatttttaaaaataaaacgtAATATGACATATGTTACTTTATCATCATGACCAAATTTTCttacaaaaatcatttttcctttttatatgttagtatatatactttaattatttttgtaatccAACCAAAGATAGCTCAACCCAAGTCAAAGTTATCTAAAAATATACATGGATAAAGTAAATTTAAAAGGGTCAACATTCAAACAagtatacataaaatattatcatatccaaataaatgtaaattttgttgaattaGCCACTTCATCCCAAATGTGTATTCAAGAATATTATACTTTATACTAAAATatccaatttaatttttttttcttctaattttttgcTGAGGTGTGAGAGAACTTAAGTGTTTTCTCCATATTTTTATGCTTCAAATTCAAGCAAAGAAAATAAGAGTTGTGTGTTGAAGTGGCGCTTTCTCAATGTGACAAATAACACGCACTTACACGCGCTGTATCACTGAATTACACGTGTGGGTGtaataatttttagaaattaaatttagaaaaaaaaaaagtgaaagtggatgtttgaacatgaaattgaaaaaaaatactgtaatttttttaattaagttgaaaatgatatttaatattgaattcGTGTTTAGACACGATATATATAATTGagattaatattttgatatttttatgaatattcaaataacctattaaagtttttcaaattgattctaaatattttgatttttatttatatataataaaaataaaaaataatttattaataagccgtgtttttttttttctttagaggTGTTAATGTGTGGTACACCACTAGGGTtagtggggggtgggggggtgtttggttatgattttatatataagtaGGTGGCCTTTGTTGTTGTTCTATAGAGTTTAGGCCAACTCTTCATCTCTCtctacaaaaacaaaataatcccaaaaatctctttttcaatATTTGGTTTCATCAAACATCAAAAATTTTCTTGAACTTagttgttattttcttgaaaaaatattatcatcatGGGGAGACAACCTTGTTGTGACAAAGTTGGATTGAAGAAAGGTCCATGGACAGCTGAGGAAGACAAGAAACTCATTAACTTCATTCTCAATAATGGACAATGTTGTTGGAGAGCTGTCCCTAAATTAGCAGgtctctctcatttttttcatcttttataattcGTCAGACTGTATCTGACGAATTCATTTAGACTAGACGCCGCAGGTTATGACAGAACCTGTTGCGTCTATATGattgaatgataaaaaaaaatagacacatattaataaaatatgaaaatatttttctttcgtATCGAACACGCTGTGTTGTGTCATTGATAATAGGAAAAGTGTGGGACAATGGTGTTTAGTGTGCTAATTTGGAAAATGAGAAAAGGGTGGTTTCAATGATTGTTTTTATTACTAGAATTGGTCCAAATTTCTAAAAAGAAagtgaattatttatttatttactagtATATCTTGATTATAGTATatagaaatattaaatatatatatatatatatatttttaattatgcaGGGTTATTGAGATGTGGAAAGAGTTGTAGATTAAGATGGACAAATTATTTAAGACCAGATTTGAAGAGAGGACTTTTATcagaatatgaagaaaaaatggTTATTGATCTTCATGCTCAGCTTGGAAATAGGTAAATTATAgtaacttatttttttgaagtataaaaaaaatatgtcaattaTTTCTCAtgcttttccttttttgacatttaaatattttttttaaaaagaacatGAGTTAAAAGTGTAGTACTTATTTAATAAGTGATATGTCCATTTGGAGCTCTTTGTGTGGATCATAAAGTTCTTTAaaacttcaagaaaataaataaataaatttcaagtGGTAGACAAAAAACTTTAACTCAATTTCAGGCACCCATTCTTCATTGTGTACTTTTCAATGTGTCATTGTtgtttatcaataaattttcaatttcctTTACCAATTAATGACTCTTTTTACCTAAGTGGGAAAATGGACCCCTCTATCAacatgacaaaataaatttactcTCTTGATCAATGGAGGGtaaatatgtcattttagtCATGGGGTTTCTTTTTATAACATTGATATTTTCTCACAATATATTCTGAATTACTGATCAAGTAAACTTATTATTTATAGGTGGTCAAAAATTGCCTCTCATTTACCTGGAAGAACAGATAACGAAATAAAAAATCACTGGAATACACACATCAagaagaagttgaagaaaatgGGGATTGATCCAATCACTCACAAGCCACTCTCCACTATCACTATTGACCATACAAACACATTAGAACAAGAAAATCAAccaattgaagaagaaaaaaatcaagatataTTATTGGCACAAATGGATATCGAAAGTAGTTCAATTGATCAATCAACTATTGCAAAGATCAAATCAGAAGacgataacaataacaataataataacaccaTGGCAACGAATTGCGCTAATAATTTTGACTCAACCATAGTGGAAGTCAACAATAATGGCTTTTGTATTGATGAAGTTCCATTGATTGAACCTCATGAGATTTTAGTCCAAGAATCAACTCCATCAACATCATcctcttcattttcatcatcatcatcatccaacATTCTTGAAGATTTGAAGTTTTTGTCAAGCTTCGATGAATGGCCATTaatggaaaataataataacaacaatgtGGGATTTGGATGGGaaattaataatgattttagCAGCACATTGGATTTTTTGCTTGAGGATGATCATAGTGACATGATGAATAATGTTACATTTGATGAATCTTGGAAGTTTGAGCAACTCTTGTGATATAATACATAAGTTTATTCGATACGCAGAgtttaatttaaagttttttttttgattggTCAGTACGTGTCACTTTTTGTTAATAGTAGTTTTAGTTGATAAAAAAGTGGGAAAAAAAAGGTACATGGGAGAAAAATACAAAAGTTCCCAtatcaaatatttgtttttactttttgttgtaAAAAACTCTTTTGTTATAATGTACAAATCAGAATAAATTGCTGAAtgaaaaagttatatatattctGATCATTATACAAGTTTCatctatatttttatgaacttttctttttagtttgttaattTGTTATCATTCCAAAACTTTATTATTGAACAAGTTTCATGAAATAGTCAGAATGGATCTTGCatcttttacttttttgaaaaattagtcaaatttgagaaatttcatTTACAAAATCACTTATTTAATCAACTCGATAATCCTTATGAATTTTGTAAAGaactataataataaaactttaatttgttcgatttttcttttcaatattagATTTGTTAGATTCATCCAAGAGTATCACTAAACAAAATGATACTAtatattttgacattttcttACACATGGCatagataaattaataaaaaagaaatcaaatgaTCAATTAACTTGTATACTGTGTAACcactaatatatttttatttttcaaaagtcaaagaaaaaaaatatatatcgaTCAAAGTCAGTATCAGATATTCACCAGACGATAAAAATAAGCTTAAATAttgttacatttttaaaattaaatattatttgttgattgaggctaaattataaatattatttgttgattgaggctaaattaaaatatttatctatatattaTGCCTTTAATAATTAATACAGAGTGTAGCTAGATTTCAAGAAATCCTTCATATATTTTAGTGGAGATGCAATAAGCACTTTGATACATAATGCTAGTaccattttaaatataataataatatcacaCAGTTAATTTACGATCAtctcaattattatatttttattaaaatacctTCATGGTAGTTGCAAACgtaaattgatttataaattacgtaaagtaattacataaattattcACAAAGCTTTGATTCCTATCGCGCAATACTATggttttcattaaaatttaattcacatTTGGCTACACCCATAGTTGCCACAagtgtctattttttttttgtaatctcattatattagtactaattatatatttaaaaatggtGACACGTGTGCTTATAACATTGATATTTACATGTTATTAGgtatcataactaaaaaaaataatggattAATTAATATCACATGTATAGTAAATACTTTTTTTCCAtgtgtaatattttatttggagCAGTTCTCATGTAACAATATAGTTTGGTGTAGTGCATGgatttatgaaatatatatagtagataATTAGTgtgtaatattatttaaatctttaaattgatttaaaaataaataaatgtcaaTCAATTGAGgagtttttttcttgtttttctactAAATACATAtgactaattataaaaatagttcaATAGTTTATAGTCAAAAATTGTACTTTGTCAATTGTCAAAGCAGTCTattatccttttattttatttttttatttttacgtaATTTACCTAAGGTTGAATTGACTAGCTTACCACCAGATAAAGATAATCTTAGATTATATGACAAAttaattctatattattttgaaataagtaTGTCATCCCAATTGACATCATCAGTGACATAAAAATtatctgaaaaaataaattcgTTAAATCCTTTTACATGTTTTACAATTTTATTGTGACTCTTATGTGGAGGGTGGATCGAGGAGAACGAGTGAGATTTTTAATCCTTGGatagattaaaaatattatacctaataaatcatttttcttaatgTCAAATGATTGTTTAAAGAATTGTTGCATGGGGTTAATTATAATAGATAAAAGTCAAATTACTTTAACtttttataacttaatttatacaattaaatcacaagttggaggaagagatgaCAAACTTCCCAACCAAAACctaaaagacaaaaattaaataaattaatatataatcatGAAGATACCAAATCTCCTACTATTAGAGTATTAGTCAATGATTAGTGTGGAATTAGAGGGGTGTGCTAATAAATCATTTAGTctattacaaagaataattaatattttttttataattgtggTGTTCGAATCAATTTGCACTTCCGTCAATACAATTATCGAGTCATTCTCTGTCCATCAAGATTCAAACAACTGAAAAGAAATCATCTAATATGAATTGTTGAGGTTTACTAATACAACTTATTCATTAGAGAGCGTGTGAATATCTGGACCAGTTTGCACTTCTATCAATACAAATATCGAATCATTTTCTCTGTCCtccaaaaattaaacaaataaaagaaatcccCTAATATGAATCCTTGAGGAGTTTGAGGTATACAAATACAACATATTCACTAGAGTATGTGATGTAcctttaaaaatacatattttttataaagaaaaaaaaattaaaaacaaaaattagaatGCATCATTATTATCAAAGATGAAGTATGCAGCTACGTACTAAGTACTTCACATGTGATGCAATGTATAGTTAATTAGTTGGAATAATAGCATTAATTAGTTTTGAACTtgttgaatttttgtaatttttctaCATACAAACTAAAGCAGCATAACCAttttaccaaaataaataaattaaattttcaatatcattttatatatggAGTTTGAGAATGATATAGTATACAgtgattttattcttaattcacagagatagattgatctttttaagaaaaaaaatcaattcaaataaacatatcaaaatcagtagaaaaaaatatgaaataaaaaatgaatatatcatataaCCTTCAGAAAAAGGAAACaattacaatattcaaaaaacataataatcgAATcgtaaaaaataacaaatagttATAACATGAATGGAAAAGGACtaaaattatacttttattttaatttaggcAAAATGTCACATTTGCTTGTGTAATAAATACTCCGTATTCGAAATGAAGTAATTTTACACTCCATTAAACTTGGATTAGTAAAAAGTCtatgtttaattattattttccctATTAAACCTTTAACTTGTAggtaatataatataattaattataaaccATATTAAAAAGTTATCGCGTTGATTTGATCATATTTCTAGAATAATTTAGATGAATACAAAAGCTACCACTCATTTATAGATACAATACCTGTTAATAATAAGGGTAAATTAAATACGAAACGATCTCCTAATGATAGAGGTAAATACGAAATGATTCTTGGAATTGCttaattgttttgattaatcaagcaattAGATAACCTAATCATAACCTCCAACAAAGAATTAATTAAAGATGCTGGAATATAACAGCAAGAAAAGTACCAATTCAAATATGCTGTTGAAAATATTGTtccaaatatatatttgatattttagtcGTTATTTACCTAGAAGTTTGTTCAAATTGGTTAAACTCCAATCATTAATGACTATTCGtcaattttgaagaaatttgctagaaaaaaaatatttatctagaaGGGAATGTTGAAAATTTGTATATTCATATTACATTATTATAATGTCTTATCGAGGATAGTAATATTGTTGCGtctcaaaatatttatcatattaaatctttcaatcaaattaaattataaatattttaattaaaatatggaTAACATTACTATGTTGGTATGATTCACGAATatccaaattttaattttgaaatattaaattaattttattatttaatttaaaaaaataatcttagaTTCCTTGTTTTAGGTGGAGAATCTGAATTTTCTACAAAATATTTGTAGCAATTGCTTTCCCAAgtcttttacaaaattaaaaaaaaaataattcttcaaATTCGTTAAAAttgcttttaaaataactttaattcGCAATTACTGAAAAATAAtcgagaaaaatatataatagaactaaaatgaaaaaaggGGGGTGAAATGGGAGAAAGAAGTGGAATTCTTTAAGTGAGTGTTGGACCGGAAAGATTCTGTGTACATAGACTTACCTCTATATTTCTGAAATAGAGAGACGATTTGCAAAAGACCCTCAGCAAGATACGAGAAAGAAAACttaaagaacaaaaacaaaggacatacattataaaaatttaataaatattttcatcctAGTAATTAAGAACAGTGTTAACACTTGATAACAATggaattatgaaataatatcGCATACATATTTAGTACTAATTGTGGCATTATCATATCATTgctctaaaaatattttttgaattttaagtcAATCTGCTATTCAAAGGTAACGGTTTAACTACTCTCTAACTTAAAAGTTAATTATTACAATATTCTGATTTTGCTCTTGTCATATATAtctaattatattctttaaaagtTGCTAaaatgattgattgataaatatgTGAATCCATGAAGAGATACAAATATCCCTTCAAATAATTGAAGGCGAGGCGGCTCTAAAAAATCAGTGGTCTAAAGTTAAATTTGAATGGAGgtcttaaattttaatatatattttttatgaaattaattatagtCAATTGTTTCATCTTTCTTGAGATATAGTAATAGTATTTATAATTTGTCAAActtgtattacttctttactctttataaaatattttctacaaataatacttgatatttttttaaaaaaagaaatacttataagctattattttttttaaaaaaaaatacttataagctattatttttttttaaaaaaaaataaggccCCTCAAATTTTGAAACCTAAAGcaattgcttttatttttttgcaaaattataGAGCCGCCTCTAATTAAAGGTTGAATGTGTTTAATCAGATATTATatactaagaaaaaaataaaaatttagaatgtgtttggtatgaaggaaaacattttctggaaagtgttttccaattttctcatgtttggttgggataaaagttttggaaaatatattttttaaatcaactgattttcctcaaaattaagaaaaatggcttttgttcaaaaattaagaaaaacattttccaaaactctcatCGTTTTTTGGGGAAAACGAcaacaatttattaaaaaaattcaattttaaaattttattttttacccgATCCctgaccccccccccccgtccAGTCCCCCCCTCCCTCCGCAACCCctccccctccccaaaaaaataattttgctttttaaaaatattttcaacttcaaacttttatttttaaactcctatgCTCCTCCTCcgctcccccccccccccagcaAGCCCCCCACGCACCCAAaaccccccaaaaaattaattttgttttttaaaaatactataaagtttaaatgtttattttttcactcctagtccctcccccctcccccaccccacccccaccccaaataaaattgtttttaaaaattattttcaatttcataaattattttctctagtaaaaataaaagatgtctttcaaaaacatttttcattcataatcaaatactaaaaatcatttccaaaaaatattttctactaacTAACCAAACATGAAAAGATAAATCTAAAATCTACTTGTTGTCTCTCAAAAATACCACTTGAAATATATGGGATCCACATGAATAAACGCATGCTTATAATCAAGTCACTTGGCtaccaaaccaaaaaaaattcttggttttggtatgaataaattaaacaatttgAATGTTCAAAATCTTCTTGTTAGGAATGATATGTATtgctttcatttttgttttctttgtgtcttctttatttttgtatttttcattgcgaattgttttaaaatatttttttagcgGAGGATTATATTGGAAATAATATTTCTATTCATAATATAGGAATAAGATATAAGTATATATTACTTTTCTCAAATCTGATATGAATAGTTATATTagatatgttattattgttgttaaatATAATATTCGAAAATCAGgtatgagaaaaaaaaacattatccactattttttttcctttacgTATCTACTCAATTTACATTACTAATAAAATTGACCTAGTGGAAATAAATTCTAGCAATTAAACCTAACTTCTTGGTTATTCTGTGATGGAGAAT
The DNA window shown above is from Solanum lycopersicum chromosome 11, SLM_r2.1 and carries:
- the THM16 gene encoding myb-related transcription factor, whose protein sequence is MGRQPCCDKVGLKKGPWTAEEDKKLINFILNNGQCCWRAVPKLAGLLRCGKSCRLRWTNYLRPDLKRGLLSEYEEKMVIDLHAQLGNRWSKIASHLPGRTDNEIKNHWNTHIKKKLKKMGIDPITHKPLSTITIDHTNTLEQENQPIEEEKNQDILLAQMDIESSSIDQSTIAKIKSEDDNNNNNNNTMATNCANNFDSTIVEVNNNGFCIDEVPLIEPHEILVQESTPSTSSSSFSSSSSSNILEDLKFLSSFDEWPLMENNNNNNVGFGWEINNDFSSTLDFLLEDDHSDMMNNVTFDESWKFEQLL